From Actinoplanes oblitus, a single genomic window includes:
- a CDS encoding adenylosuccinate synthetase, which translates to MEHVAVVDLGYGDAGKGTVVDALCGRRAVRAVLRFNGGAQAAHNVVTDDGRHHTFSQFGSGTLRGVPTHLTRFMIVDPLALAAEAAALGNPFHLLTVDGDALLATPWHRAANQRRERSDRHGSCGMGVGETVAYALSSPEAPRVADVLAPARLRRRLALLRDAYELHDIPLDAVVDAFTAFGRTVRIVDDRHTDRLLAEGPCVFEGAQGVLLDEWRGWHPHTTWSTTTFDNVTRLCSSFRRLGVVRTYTTRHGAGPFVTEDATLRLPEAHNGHGAWQGPFRTGHFDAVAHRYAVTVAGGVDELAVTHLDVPGREPGLRICTSYRGADRIVPGAHRDLAHQAALTSWLFRAEPAGLHRPGDWAGAIGELLGAPVTLESYGPRAADKRFAVRGGHPMLSRSA; encoded by the coding sequence ATCGAGCACGTCGCGGTCGTCGACCTCGGCTACGGGGATGCCGGCAAGGGCACCGTGGTGGACGCGCTGTGCGGGCGCCGGGCGGTGCGTGCGGTGCTGCGCTTCAACGGGGGAGCGCAGGCCGCGCACAACGTGGTCACCGACGACGGGCGGCACCACACGTTCAGCCAGTTCGGCTCGGGCACCCTCCGCGGCGTGCCCACCCACCTGACCCGGTTCATGATCGTTGATCCGCTCGCGCTGGCCGCCGAGGCGGCCGCCCTCGGCAACCCGTTCCACCTGCTCACGGTCGATGGGGACGCACTGCTCGCCACTCCGTGGCATCGCGCGGCGAATCAGCGCAGGGAACGCTCGGACCGGCACGGTTCCTGCGGGATGGGCGTCGGCGAGACTGTCGCGTACGCCTTGAGCAGCCCCGAGGCGCCCCGGGTCGCCGACGTGCTCGCCCCGGCCCGCCTGCGCCGCCGGCTCGCCCTGCTGCGGGACGCCTACGAACTCCACGACATCCCGCTCGACGCCGTCGTCGACGCGTTCACGGCGTTCGGCCGGACGGTCCGGATCGTCGACGACCGTCACACCGACCGGCTGCTGGCCGAGGGCCCGTGCGTCTTCGAGGGCGCGCAGGGCGTGCTGCTCGACGAGTGGCGCGGCTGGCACCCGCACACCACCTGGTCCACCACCACCTTCGACAACGTGACGCGGTTGTGCTCGTCGTTCCGGCGGCTCGGGGTGGTGCGGACGTACACCACCAGGCACGGGGCCGGGCCGTTCGTCACCGAGGACGCCACCCTGCGGCTGCCCGAGGCGCACAACGGGCACGGTGCGTGGCAGGGGCCGTTCCGGACCGGGCACTTCGACGCGGTGGCCCATCGGTACGCCGTGACGGTGGCCGGCGGCGTCGACGAGCTCGCCGTCACCCACCTGGACGTGCCCGGCCGCGAGCCCGGCCTGCGGATCTGCACCTCCTACCGGGGCGCCGACCGGATCGTGCCGGGGGCGCACCGGGATCTGGCCCACCAGGCGGCCCTGACCTCGTGGTTGTTCCGGGCCGAGCCCGCCGGGCTGCACCGGCCCGGCGACTGGGCGGGAGCCATCGGCGAGCTGCTCGGGGCCCCGGTCACCCTGGAGTCGTACGGCCCGCGCGCCGCCGACAAGCGGTTCGCCGTCCGAGGTGGTCACCCCATGCTGTCGCGCAGTGCCTGA
- a CDS encoding DUF2283 domain-containing protein, whose product MRLRHDPQANAAYLEFRAIEPGEGSVKLPVDGGDGDVPALLRFAESGELLGVELLDAERQIPQALRDSMG is encoded by the coding sequence ATGAGGTTGCGTCACGATCCACAGGCGAACGCCGCGTACCTGGAGTTCCGCGCCATCGAGCCCGGCGAGGGCTCGGTCAAGCTGCCGGTCGACGGTGGCGACGGCGACGTGCCCGCCCTGCTCCGCTTCGCCGAGTCCGGTGAGTTGCTGGGCGTCGAGCTGCTGGACGCCGAGCGGCAGATTCCTCAGGCACTGCGCGACAGCATGGGGTGA
- a CDS encoding multicopper oxidase family protein, whose amino-acid sequence MRRSTRAAIAVVAALAVLGPIGWFWYDSLVPGTYDMAAMGYADNGGGPAAGHDHAAGLSVADLRGPSGTPDVAVTLTAREQGARYTLNGTSPGPEIRAKQGQLIQVTLVNESVPDGVTLHWHGVNVPNGEDGVAGVTQDAVPRGRSFVYRFVAKDAGTYWYHSHQVSHEQVRKGLFGALVIVPRGAAEPDQVAMVHTYQGRRTINGNPETSALSAEHVRVVNTDAGPIRIWVSGTTFRITAVDGHDVNQPGLVANQAVLVTAGGRVDLRLTGPGRVDVGGGAALTAGAVTPVALPGDTVDFLTYGKIAPYGFDPGKAARHFRYDIGRRFGFLDGRPGMWWTINGHLFPDVPMFMVNTGDVVRMTVHNGSGEVHPMHLHGHHVVVLARNGVAATGSPWWTDSLDVPDGDTFEIAFVADNPGIWADHCHNLEHVPEGLVAHLAYAGVRGSYQVGGESGNTPE is encoded by the coding sequence ATGCGCCGCTCGACCAGGGCCGCCATCGCCGTGGTGGCGGCCCTCGCCGTGCTCGGCCCGATCGGCTGGTTCTGGTACGACAGCCTGGTCCCCGGCACCTACGACATGGCCGCGATGGGGTACGCCGACAACGGTGGCGGCCCGGCGGCCGGCCACGATCACGCGGCCGGGCTGTCGGTGGCCGACCTGCGCGGCCCGAGCGGGACCCCGGATGTGGCGGTGACGCTGACCGCCCGCGAGCAGGGTGCGCGGTACACGTTGAACGGCACCTCCCCCGGCCCGGAGATCCGGGCGAAACAGGGACAGCTGATCCAGGTGACGCTGGTCAACGAGTCGGTGCCGGACGGCGTGACACTGCACTGGCACGGGGTGAACGTGCCGAACGGGGAGGACGGCGTCGCCGGGGTGACCCAGGACGCGGTGCCGCGCGGGCGCAGCTTCGTCTACCGGTTCGTCGCGAAGGACGCCGGCACCTACTGGTACCACTCCCACCAGGTGTCGCACGAGCAGGTCCGCAAGGGTCTGTTCGGGGCGCTGGTGATCGTGCCGCGCGGAGCCGCCGAGCCGGACCAGGTGGCGATGGTGCACACCTACCAGGGCAGGCGCACCATCAACGGCAACCCCGAGACCTCGGCGCTGTCCGCCGAGCACGTCCGGGTGGTCAACACCGACGCCGGGCCGATCCGGATCTGGGTCAGCGGCACCACCTTCCGGATCACCGCTGTCGACGGCCACGACGTCAACCAGCCGGGCCTGGTGGCGAACCAGGCGGTGCTGGTCACCGCGGGCGGCCGGGTGGATCTGCGGCTCACCGGGCCCGGCCGGGTGGACGTCGGCGGTGGTGCGGCGCTGACGGCCGGCGCCGTCACCCCGGTCGCGCTTCCGGGCGACACCGTGGACTTCCTGACGTACGGAAAAATCGCTCCTTACGGTTTCGATCCCGGCAAGGCCGCCAGGCATTTCCGGTACGACATCGGCAGGCGCTTCGGCTTCCTCGACGGCCGGCCGGGCATGTGGTGGACGATCAACGGCCACCTCTTCCCGGACGTTCCGATGTTCATGGTGAACACCGGCGACGTGGTCCGGATGACGGTGCACAACGGCAGCGGCGAGGTGCACCCGATGCACCTGCACGGCCACCACGTCGTGGTGCTCGCCCGCAACGGGGTCGCGGCCACCGGCAGCCCGTGGTGGACCGACTCGCTCGACGTGCCGGACGGCGACACCTTCGAGATCGCCTTCGTCGCCGACAACCCCGGCATCTGGGCCGACCACTGTCACAACCTGGAACACGTGCCGGAGGGTCTGGTCGCGCATCTGGCCTACGCCGGGGTGCGCGGCTCCTACCAGGTCGGTGGGGAGAGCGGCAACACCCCGGAGTGA
- a CDS encoding DUF5925 domain-containing protein, with translation MRTPHQPLDRANGAVPAARTPASAAAPASLPLAGSVDDGDRLVDLVDLIALDPFVTGREPFGRTTWLENLKADAPLTIPDARVVRDAVEDDGHGRLSVGDGWTLHVMRWKQSRRARVTVTAIASELAETVLRAVITDAVEEPAPADDSVPVGFWHYGPHGPRRTQREIGAAPWESIKPNYARPVADTLERLMAIDATSVTGRLLLLHGEPGTGKTTALRALAQQWRSWCQVDCVLDPERLFGDPAYLMSVALGSGDEDEPKWRLLMLEDCDELISGDAKASAGQSLSRLLNLTDGLLGQGRNALIAITTNEDLSALHPAVIRPGRCLASIEVGRLPYPEAVAWLGTSTGVGPEGATLAELYALRTGAQPVTVPKQLPSTGMYL, from the coding sequence ATGCGGACCCCCCACCAGCCCCTCGACCGAGCCAACGGTGCGGTCCCGGCCGCCCGCACCCCGGCCTCCGCGGCCGCGCCGGCCAGCCTGCCGCTGGCCGGTTCCGTCGACGACGGAGACCGGCTGGTGGACCTGGTCGACCTGATCGCGCTCGACCCGTTCGTCACCGGCCGGGAACCGTTCGGCCGCACCACCTGGCTGGAAAACCTGAAGGCCGACGCGCCGCTCACCATTCCGGACGCCCGCGTGGTGCGGGACGCGGTGGAGGACGACGGGCACGGCCGGCTCAGCGTCGGCGACGGCTGGACCCTGCACGTGATGCGCTGGAAGCAGAGCCGCCGGGCCCGGGTCACCGTCACCGCGATCGCCAGCGAGCTGGCCGAGACGGTGCTCCGCGCGGTGATCACCGACGCGGTGGAGGAGCCGGCCCCGGCCGACGACAGCGTGCCGGTCGGCTTCTGGCACTACGGCCCGCACGGTCCGCGCCGCACCCAGCGGGAGATCGGCGCCGCGCCCTGGGAGAGCATCAAGCCGAACTACGCCCGTCCGGTCGCCGACACCCTGGAGCGGCTGATGGCGATCGACGCGACCTCGGTCACCGGGCGGCTCCTGCTGCTGCACGGTGAGCCGGGCACCGGCAAGACCACCGCGCTGCGGGCGCTCGCCCAGCAGTGGCGGTCGTGGTGCCAGGTGGACTGCGTGCTCGACCCGGAGCGGCTGTTCGGCGACCCGGCCTACCTGATGAGCGTGGCGCTGGGCAGCGGCGACGAGGACGAGCCGAAATGGCGGCTGCTGATGCTCGAGGACTGCGACGAGCTGATCAGCGGGGACGCCAAGGCCAGTGCCGGGCAGTCGCTGTCCCGGCTGCTCAACCTGACCGACGGCCTGCTCGGCCAGGGCCGCAACGCGCTGATCGCGATCACCACCAACGAGGACCTGTCGGCGCTGCACCCCGCGGTGATCCGGCCGGGCCGCTGCCTGGCCAGCATCGAGGTGGGCCGGCTGCCCTACCCCGAGGCGGTGGCCTGGCTCGGCACCTCCACAGGTGTCGGCCCGGAGGGCGCCACGCTGGCCGAGCTCTACGCGCTGAGGACCGGCGCCCAGCCGGTCACCGTCCCGAAACAGCTCCCGTCCACCGGGATGTACCTGTAG
- a CDS encoding nitroreductase family deazaflavin-dependent oxidoreductase: MPLTGEYEPSTSDWAREQAEKYDATDGADANTILDRPIVLLTSVGAKSGKLRKTPLMRVEHEGEYLVVGSLGGAPKNPVWVYNLRKNPHVELQDGAERHDYTARELSGAEREVWWARAVEAFPNYAEYQTKTDRLIPVFLLTRR, from the coding sequence ATGCCGCTGACCGGTGAATACGAGCCCAGCACTTCCGACTGGGCGCGCGAGCAGGCCGAGAAATACGACGCGACCGATGGCGCCGACGCCAACACGATCCTGGACAGACCGATCGTCCTGCTCACGTCCGTGGGGGCGAAATCCGGGAAACTGCGCAAGACCCCGCTGATGCGGGTGGAGCACGAGGGGGAGTATCTCGTCGTCGGCTCGCTCGGCGGCGCTCCGAAGAACCCGGTGTGGGTCTACAACCTGCGCAAGAACCCGCATGTCGAGCTGCAGGACGGCGCGGAGCGGCACGACTACACGGCACGGGAGCTGTCCGGCGCCGAGCGGGAGGTCTGGTGGGCGAGGGCGGTCGAGGCGTTTCCCAACTACGCGGAGTACCAGACGAAGACGGACCGGTTGATCCCGGTGTTCCTGCTGACGCGTCGCTGA
- a CDS encoding S8 family peptidase, whose protein sequence is MRRRAFAGMLTAAALATLGALVVPVGGPGWQPVSYALAAPPERILPAEVSAAKPARVVSTTLDAAGRPVVRVHQATDKATATRLVVEAQRADNALGVEVDGIVRALEAPTGTDTYRAKQWDLTTMNAPTAWQRSTGAGVTVAVIDTGVDANHPDLAGHVLTGYDATADRPGGTTDAHGHGTHVAGTIAALTGNGTGVASVAPDVEILPVRVLDANGVGYDSDTAEGIVWAADHGADVINMSLGGTDRSSAVTNAVAYARGKGVVVVAAAGNDRAKGSPTSYPGADPGVIAVAATDAADRVASYSNAGDYVDVAAPGSAILSTYPTGLAAAGYATMSGTSMASPHVAGLAALLLAASPGLSPDEVESALERSAVDLGPAGKDTDFGYGRVDAVAALDAVVPASPSSSSPPSPTAPTSTPSSTASPTSSPSSTASPTSSPSSTASPTSSPSAPSSPSPTASTTPVPAKPRVTTSVTSRTVAYRTRTSTTFRVTTAGKPWASQPVSVCVSVGGGSWSCTAARTGTTGAYTVTRIATASFRVRLVASGASATSAYTVRAAVAVSRGARKTLTVRVSGATGQRLIVQRYLHQRWSTVRSYAATGSRKVTGLVGGGSYRVVLVSTSGVAGVTSKTVKA, encoded by the coding sequence ATGCGACGCAGGGCTTTCGCGGGCATGCTGACGGCGGCGGCGCTCGCCACGCTGGGCGCGCTGGTCGTGCCGGTCGGCGGCCCGGGCTGGCAGCCGGTGTCGTACGCCCTGGCCGCCCCGCCGGAGCGGATCCTGCCCGCCGAGGTGTCCGCCGCCAAGCCCGCCCGGGTGGTCAGTACCACCCTGGACGCCGCGGGCCGCCCGGTCGTCCGGGTGCACCAGGCGACCGACAAGGCCACCGCCACCCGGCTGGTGGTCGAGGCGCAGCGGGCGGACAACGCGCTCGGCGTGGAGGTCGACGGCATCGTCCGGGCCCTGGAGGCACCCACCGGGACGGACACCTACCGCGCCAAGCAGTGGGACCTCACCACGATGAACGCGCCCACCGCCTGGCAGCGCTCGACCGGCGCCGGGGTCACCGTCGCGGTGATCGACACCGGGGTCGACGCGAACCACCCGGACCTGGCCGGCCACGTGCTCACCGGGTACGACGCCACCGCCGACCGGCCCGGCGGCACCACCGACGCGCACGGGCACGGCACCCACGTGGCGGGCACCATCGCGGCGCTGACCGGCAACGGGACCGGCGTCGCGTCGGTCGCCCCGGACGTCGAGATCCTGCCGGTCCGGGTGCTCGACGCGAACGGCGTCGGCTACGACTCGGACACCGCCGAGGGCATCGTCTGGGCCGCCGACCACGGCGCTGACGTGATCAACATGTCGCTGGGCGGGACGGACCGGTCCAGCGCGGTGACGAACGCCGTCGCGTACGCCAGGGGTAAGGGTGTGGTCGTGGTGGCGGCGGCCGGCAACGACCGCGCGAAGGGCAGCCCGACCAGCTACCCGGGGGCCGATCCCGGGGTGATCGCGGTGGCCGCCACCGACGCGGCGGACCGGGTGGCGTCGTACTCGAACGCCGGCGACTACGTGGACGTGGCAGCGCCGGGCAGCGCGATCCTGAGCACCTACCCGACCGGGCTGGCGGCCGCCGGATACGCCACCATGAGCGGCACCTCGATGGCCTCGCCGCACGTCGCGGGGTTGGCGGCGCTGCTGCTCGCGGCCTCGCCGGGGCTGTCCCCGGACGAGGTGGAGTCGGCTCTGGAGAGGTCCGCCGTCGACCTCGGGCCGGCGGGCAAGGACACCGATTTCGGGTACGGGCGGGTGGACGCGGTCGCGGCCCTCGACGCGGTCGTCCCGGCCAGCCCGTCGTCGTCCTCGCCTCCCTCGCCGACCGCCCCCACCTCGACTCCCTCGTCGACCGCCTCCCCCACCTCGTCTCCCTCGTCGACCGCCTCCCCCACCTCGTCTCCCTCGTCGACCGCCTCCCCCACCTCGTCTCCCTCGGCGCCCTCGTCTCCCTCGCCGACCGCCAGCACCACCCCGGTCCCCGCCAAGCCGCGGGTCACCACCAGCGTGACCAGCCGGACCGTCGCCTACCGGACCCGCACCAGCACCACCTTCCGGGTCACCACCGCCGGCAAGCCGTGGGCCTCCCAGCCCGTCTCGGTCTGCGTCTCCGTCGGCGGCGGCTCCTGGTCCTGCACCGCCGCCCGGACCGGCACCACCGGCGCCTACACCGTGACCCGGATCGCGACCGCCTCCTTCCGGGTCCGGCTGGTCGCCTCCGGCGCGTCGGCGACCAGCGCGTACACCGTCAGGGCGGCGGTAGCGGTGTCCCGCGGCGCGCGGAAGACGCTGACCGTACGGGTCTCCGGCGCCACCGGCCAGCGACTCATCGTGCAGCGATACCTGCACCAGCGCTGGTCCACCGTGCGCAGCTACGCCGCCACCGGTAGCCGGAAGGTCACCGGCCTGGTCGGCGGCGGCAGTTACCGGGTGGTGCTGGTCTCCACCAGCGGGGTGGCCGGAGTCACCAGCAAGACCGTGAAGGCCTGA
- a CDS encoding sulfite oxidase-like oxidoreductase, which yields MGIISRGFGGRRRDSAPDLPPGQYLTHDFPVLSAGPTPRVPLDRWKLTVATEIGEKHTWDWAQFTALPSEEITRDIHCVTKWSKLGTTWRGVSLDTLFEDVETAADYVMAHSYGGYTTNLPLEDLLDGKAWIAYEFDGEPLHPEHGGPARLLVPHLYFWKSAKWVNGLEMLVEDEPGFWEAAGYHMYGDPWSEQRYQGD from the coding sequence ATGGGCATCATCTCCCGGGGCTTCGGCGGGCGGCGGCGTGACTCCGCACCCGACCTGCCTCCCGGTCAGTACCTGACACACGACTTCCCGGTCCTCTCCGCCGGTCCGACCCCGCGCGTCCCGCTGGACCGGTGGAAACTCACCGTCGCCACCGAGATCGGGGAGAAACACACCTGGGACTGGGCGCAGTTCACCGCGCTGCCGTCCGAGGAGATCACCAGGGACATCCACTGCGTCACCAAGTGGTCCAAGCTCGGCACCACCTGGCGCGGCGTCTCGCTGGACACCCTGTTCGAGGACGTGGAGACCGCCGCCGACTACGTGATGGCGCACAGCTACGGCGGCTACACCACCAACCTGCCCCTCGAGGACCTGCTCGACGGGAAGGCGTGGATCGCCTACGAGTTCGACGGCGAGCCGCTGCACCCGGAGCACGGCGGCCCGGCCCGGCTGCTGGTCCCGCACCTGTACTTCTGGAAGTCGGCCAAGTGGGTCAACGGCCTGGAGATGTTGGTGGAGGATGAGCCCGGCTTCTGGGAGGCCGCCGGCTACCACATGTACGGAGACCCGTGGTCAGAACAGCGCTACCAGGGCGACTGA
- a CDS encoding ferredoxin reductase: protein MVRTALPGRLSWRVATVSAIRQETSSARTLVLDIPDWPGHLPGQHLDLRLTAEDGYSAQRSYSIASDWSGEVPASGGGLVEITVQRLDDGEVSPYLTDVVEPGDQIELRGPIGGWFVWRATGPAPVLLVAGGSGIVPLMAMIRDRGRRRTRQPFRLIYSVRTPEDACYADELRRRVREDPGLDVHVVYTRKTPDGWPTPPKRIDVSTLNSHGWPPDFGPDVFVCGPTSFVETAADILVALGHDPKKVRTERFGGG, encoded by the coding sequence GTGGTCAGAACAGCGCTACCAGGGCGACTGAGCTGGCGGGTCGCCACCGTCTCCGCGATTCGCCAGGAGACGTCGTCGGCCCGCACCCTCGTCCTGGACATCCCGGACTGGCCCGGGCACCTGCCCGGCCAGCACCTCGACCTGCGCCTCACCGCGGAGGACGGCTACTCGGCCCAGCGCAGCTATTCGATCGCCTCGGACTGGTCCGGCGAGGTCCCGGCCTCCGGTGGGGGCCTTGTCGAGATCACCGTGCAGCGCCTGGACGACGGCGAGGTCTCGCCCTATCTGACGGACGTGGTCGAGCCCGGCGACCAGATCGAGCTGCGCGGCCCGATCGGCGGCTGGTTCGTCTGGCGCGCCACCGGGCCGGCCCCGGTCCTGCTGGTGGCCGGCGGCTCCGGCATCGTCCCGCTGATGGCGATGATCCGCGACCGCGGCCGGCGCCGGACCCGCCAGCCGTTCCGGCTGATCTACTCGGTCCGCACCCCCGAGGACGCCTGTTACGCCGACGAGCTGCGCCGCCGCGTCCGCGAGGACCCGGGCCTGGACGTCCACGTCGTCTACACCCGCAAGACCCCGGACGGCTGGCCCACCCCGCCGAAGCGGATCGACGTGTCCACCCTCAACTCGCACGGCTGGCCGCCGGACTTCGGCCCGGACGTCTTCGTCTGCGGCCCGACGTCCTTCGTCGAGACCGCCGCCGACATCCTGGTCGCCCTGGGGCACGACCCGAAGAAGGTCCGCACCGAACGCTTCGGCGGCGGCTAG
- a CDS encoding S8 family serine peptidase codes for MVRRWTTLPLAALLATTALGAPAQAAPGTGRYVVRLSTAAAPDRVTRLGGTVHRRFSSALHGFSADLTPAAAARLRRDPAVVAVDPVRPVRISDTQTGAGWGLDRADQRALPLDGKYTWTGGGAGVTVYVVDTGVMVTHTDFQGRATAPVSTVDDPFGTTDCNGHGTHVAGTVAGATYGIAKKATVIGVRVLDCQGNGTDEGVAAGLDWVIAHHTGGPAVVNLSLGGDPSPVLEQAVNATVADGITVVAAAGNDSGDACQHSPARVPAAVTVGATAKDDTLAWFSNRGACVDLLGPGDDIESAATWSNTASTTMSGTSMATPHVAGAAALLLGREPTLTPAVVAARLASSATPGVVRGLPGDTANLLVSTLTTVLPLTTPAARRLPDPLVNRAYAVTLRATGGVGPYTWTTAAGTLPAGLKLSAAGVVSGTPTAATAATTVTARVKDSGGRTADSKITLAVRTPGLPAVGEFLPVARGTGGGQSSADAGPVSLSADGRYAAFVATAGDLVAGDTNGVADVFVTDLATATTTLVSRTTAGAVADAASWQPDISADGRWIAFTSSARLATDDTNDTTDVYLADRTTGAVRLVSRPAGKPAAGRSEAPSVSSDGTRVAYVSAEPVLWGGTEAPITDQVLVATIATGAQTLASVTTGGKPGGDGSSDPVLSGDGRYVAFTSSAAQLSSATPASNYAAHAYRRDLTAGTTRMVSTRADGTADTWGEVLDLSADGRYVLLTSMDQLAGDVGAVYTQAYWRDLSTGTTRVASRDPGAAYTADRVVGGHLSGDGTQVTVSVEHSDPLDPSADAVSVLAVTPASGASRRVGPWYTPLAQDYTGDRRVSDGTALSRDGAYVALATTDASAVPGYTSGPLTPAVTRLR; via the coding sequence ATGGTTCGACGCTGGACGACATTGCCGCTGGCAGCGCTGCTCGCCACCACCGCGCTGGGCGCACCGGCCCAGGCCGCCCCGGGTACCGGGCGGTACGTGGTGCGGCTCAGTACCGCGGCCGCTCCGGATCGGGTCACCCGGCTGGGCGGCACGGTGCACCGCCGGTTCAGCTCGGCACTGCACGGCTTCAGCGCCGACCTCACCCCGGCCGCCGCGGCCCGGCTGCGCCGCGACCCCGCCGTCGTCGCGGTCGACCCGGTCCGCCCGGTGCGGATCAGCGACACCCAGACCGGCGCCGGGTGGGGCCTGGACCGCGCCGACCAGCGCGCGCTGCCGCTGGACGGCAAGTACACCTGGACCGGCGGCGGCGCCGGCGTGACCGTCTACGTGGTCGACACCGGGGTGATGGTCACCCACACCGACTTCCAGGGCCGGGCCACCGCGCCGGTGAGCACCGTCGACGACCCGTTCGGCACCACCGACTGCAACGGGCACGGCACGCACGTGGCCGGCACCGTCGCCGGAGCCACCTACGGCATCGCCAAGAAGGCCACCGTGATCGGCGTACGGGTGCTCGACTGCCAGGGCAACGGCACCGACGAGGGGGTCGCCGCCGGACTCGACTGGGTGATCGCCCACCACACCGGCGGGCCCGCGGTGGTCAACCTGAGCCTCGGCGGCGACCCGTCGCCGGTCCTGGAGCAGGCGGTCAACGCCACCGTCGCGGACGGCATCACGGTGGTCGCCGCGGCCGGCAACGACAGCGGCGACGCCTGCCAGCACAGCCCGGCCCGGGTGCCGGCCGCGGTCACCGTGGGCGCCACCGCCAAGGACGACACGCTGGCCTGGTTCTCCAACCGGGGGGCGTGCGTCGACCTGCTCGGCCCCGGCGACGACATCGAGTCCGCGGCCACCTGGTCGAACACCGCCAGCACCACGATGTCCGGCACCTCGATGGCCACCCCGCACGTGGCCGGCGCCGCGGCCCTGCTGCTCGGCCGCGAACCCACGCTCACCCCGGCCGTGGTCGCCGCCCGGCTCGCCTCGTCGGCCACCCCCGGCGTGGTCCGCGGGCTGCCCGGGGACACGGCGAATCTGCTGGTCAGCACGCTGACCACGGTGCTGCCGCTGACCACCCCGGCCGCCCGCCGGCTGCCGGACCCGCTGGTGAACCGGGCGTACGCCGTCACGTTGCGGGCCACCGGCGGCGTCGGGCCGTACACCTGGACCACCGCCGCCGGGACCCTGCCGGCCGGGCTGAAACTCAGCGCCGCGGGCGTGGTCAGCGGGACGCCGACCGCCGCCACCGCCGCTACCACGGTCACCGCGCGGGTCAAGGACAGCGGTGGCCGTACCGCCGACTCGAAGATCACCCTGGCGGTCCGGACCCCGGGGCTGCCGGCCGTCGGCGAGTTCCTGCCGGTGGCGCGCGGAACCGGCGGCGGCCAGTCCTCAGCGGACGCCGGACCGGTGTCGCTGAGCGCCGACGGCCGTTACGCCGCGTTCGTCGCCACCGCCGGTGACCTGGTCGCCGGGGACACCAACGGGGTCGCCGACGTCTTCGTCACCGACCTGGCCACCGCCACCACCACACTGGTCAGCCGGACCACCGCGGGCGCCGTCGCGGACGCGGCGAGCTGGCAGCCGGACATCTCGGCGGACGGCCGGTGGATCGCGTTCACCTCGTCGGCGCGGCTCGCCACCGACGACACCAACGACACCACCGACGTCTACCTCGCCGACCGGACCACCGGCGCGGTCCGGCTGGTCAGCCGCCCGGCCGGGAAACCGGCCGCGGGCCGCAGCGAGGCCCCGTCGGTCAGCTCGGACGGGACCCGGGTCGCCTACGTCTCGGCCGAACCGGTCCTGTGGGGCGGCACCGAAGCGCCGATCACCGACCAGGTGCTGGTGGCGACGATCGCCACCGGCGCGCAGACACTGGCCAGCGTCACCACCGGCGGCAAGCCCGGCGGCGACGGGAGCAGCGACCCGGTGCTCTCCGGCGACGGCCGGTACGTCGCCTTCACCTCCTCCGCCGCCCAGCTCAGCAGTGCCACACCGGCGAGCAACTACGCGGCGCACGCGTACCGCCGGGATCTGACGGCCGGCACCACCAGGATGGTCTCCACCCGCGCCGACGGCACCGCCGACACCTGGGGCGAGGTGCTCGACCTGTCCGCCGACGGCCGGTACGTGCTGCTCACCTCGATGGACCAGCTGGCCGGCGACGTCGGCGCGGTCTACACCCAGGCGTACTGGCGTGACCTGAGCACCGGCACCACCCGGGTGGCGAGCCGCGACCCCGGCGCCGCCTACACCGCCGATCGGGTCGTGGGCGGTCACCTCTCCGGCGACGGCACCCAGGTCACGGTGTCGGTCGAGCACAGCGACCCGCTCGACCCGTCGGCCGACGCGGTGAGCGTCCTCGCCGTCACCCCGGCGAGCGGGGCGTCCCGGCGGGTGGGGCCGTGGTACACCCCGCTCGCCCAGGACTACACCGGCGATCGGCGGGTCTCCGACGGCACGGCGTTGTCGCGCGACGGCGCCTACGTCGCGCTGGCCACCACCGACGCGTCAGCGGTCCCGGGCTACACGTCGGGTCCGCTCACCCCCGCGGTCACCCGCCTGCGTTGA